GTCCAGCTGCGCCCCGGCCAGGCTGTCTTTGCGGCCTACGATGGACTGACCGGCCAGGAGTTGTGGTTCACGGATGGAACAGCAGGTGGAACCTGGCAGCTGGCCGACATCCAGGGCGGTGAGCTGGACGGCGCGCCAGCGGGTTTCATCAAGGTGCGTGACGGGCTCGTGCTGTTCACCGCCGAGGATGTGGAACATGGCCGCGAGTTGTGGGCAACGGACGGAACCGCGGCCGGGACTGTGCTGTTGAAGGACATCGAAACCGGGGATGCGAGTGCCTACCCGGACAACCTGTTCGCCCTGGGCAATGGCGAGGTCCTGTTCCGAGCCTTCGATTCAGCGAACGGCTGGGAGCTGTGGGCCACGGATGGCACCGGCGTTGGCACCCGGCTGCTGTCCGATCTGGCGGTCGGCGTCGGGTCCTCCTTTCCATCCGCTTTCACGCGCCTCGCAGATGGGTGGGCCGTGTTCACGGCCAATGACGAGGTGTCCGGCAATGAGGTCTGGGTCACCGACGGAACTGCGGCGGGCACGCGCCAGCTGATGGACCTTCGCGCTGGTGCCGACGGTTCCTGGGCGGGGGACGTCACGCCAATCGGGGGGGGAAGGTTTCTCTTTACCGCCGACGACGGTACACACGGCAATGAACTGTGGGTATCGGACGGCACGAGTGGTGGAACCGCCATGCTGGCCGACCTCCACGTGGGCAGCGGCTCGTCCTGGGCCAGTTCGCTGACGGTGTTGGCCAGTGGGTTGGTGCTGTTCACCGCCTACGATGCACAGCATGGCACGGAGCTCTGGGTAACCGACGGCACGCCCGGTGGCACCACCCTCCTTGCGGACGTCGAGGCCGGCGATGCGAGTTCGGCTCCCGCCTCCATCACGGCGCTGGGCGATGGGCGGGCCGTGTTTGTCGCGTCTGACGCCACCCACGGTGCCGAGCTGTGGATCACGGATGGCAGCCCCGCCGGAACGCAGCGCGTTGCGGACATCAACGCGCTGGGCCTGGGGTCTTCGCCGGGCATGCTCACCAACATCCTGGTGGCGGTGACCAACGAGTCGCCTGAAGGCGCCGACGGCCAAGTCGTTCTGGACGAGGATGTGCCACGGGCGTTTACGGCGGTTGACTTCGGGTTTTCGGATCCCGATGCTGACGATCAGCTGCAGTCCGTCCTGCTGGAAACGCTCCCCACGCACGGCGTTGTACTGCTCGACGCGGTGCCGGTGCAGGCGGGCCAGCGCGTCGCAGCCGACGCCATCGATGCAGGGCGCCTGACCTATCGGCCTGCCGAGAACATGCATGGGCTGGCACTGGACACGATGGCCTTCCGTGTTTCCGACGGGTTGTCCGACGCCGTCCTCAGCACCACGCTGACCTTCGATGTCACGCCGGTTCGGGACGACTTGGTGCTTGTTGGTGGCAACGGCGCCGATGTGCTGGCGGGAGACGCCATCGACGCTGGCAGCCATGACCGACTCAGTGGCGAAGGGGGCAATGACACGCTCCTGGGGGCGGCGGGTCCAGATACATTGAACGGAGGGTCTGGTGCGGATTCGCTGGAAGGCGGGGAGGGCGATGACTTCCTGGACGGCGGGGCTGACGTCGACGTGATGCGAGGCCACAGTGGGGACGACGTGTATCGGGTCGATGCCGCGGCGGATGTCGTCACTGAGTTGGCGGCGGCAGGTCGGGACCGCGTCGAATCCAGCGTCACCTGGTCACTGGGCGGCAACCTCGAAGACCTGACACTGATCGGCAGCGCGGCGATCAACGGCAGTGGCAATGCCCTGGGCAACCTGCTGGTGGGCAATGGCGCCGCCAACGTCCTCAATGGCGCGGCGGGGGCTGACACGCTTCTGGGTGGCGCTGGAAACGACACCTATGTGGTCGACCATGTGGCTGACATCGTCGTCGAGAACAGCGCTGAGGGCACCGACCTCGTCCAGTCGGCCGTCGGCTACGTCCTGGGCGCCAACGTCGAGAGACTGACCCTGTCCGGTAGCGCCGCGATCGACGGCGCCGGCAATGAGTTGGCCAACGTGCTGACCGGCAACGGTGCCGGCAACTGCTTGTCCGGCGGGGTTGGCAATGACAGCCTCAACGGCGGTGCGGGCACCGACACCCTGGTCGGCGGCCTGGGCGACGACACCTACACCGTCGACAACGTCGCCGATCAGGTGCAGGAGATCGCGGGGGAGGGTAATGACTTGGTCCAGGCGTCGCTGCACTGGACGTTGTCCGCAGACGTTGAAAGGCTCACGCTGACAGGCAGTGCGGCACTGCAGGGCATCGGCAATGCCCTGTCCAACCTACTCACGGGCAACACCGGGGCCAACATCCTCACGGGTGGCGAGGGCCATGACAGCCTGAATGGCGGCAGTGGCGCAGATACCTTGCAGGGGGGCGCGGGCAACGATGTCTACACCGTCGACAACGTGGGTGACGTGGTCATCGAACTGACCGGTGAAGGTGATGACCTGGTCCAGGCCTCGGTCAACTGGACCCTGGCCGGGGGCAGCGCGCGGCTGCTGCTGACGGGCAGCACCGCGCTGACAGGTGCTGGCAATGAACTCGACAACCTGTTGACTGGCAATGCAGCGGCCAACCGGCTCCTGGGTGTGTCGGGGCACGATACGCTGGACGGTGCCGCGGGCATCGACACCCTGCTGGGAGGCCAGGGCAACGATGTCTACGTCGTGGACAACGCTGCGGACCAGACCGTCGAGTCGGCAGGCGAGGGGGTTGACACCGTGCAGGCCAAAGTCACCTGGACGCTGGCTGAGCAGGTCGAGAACCTGGTGTTGCTGGGCAGCAGCAACCTGTCCGGGACCGGCAATGGGCTCGCCAATGTCTTGACCGGCAACGGTGGGGCCAACACGCTCCTTGGGTCCGGGGGGCTCGACACCCTGGTGGGCGGTAGCGGCAATGACACTTACGTCATCGAGGATGTCGGCGACGTGGTTGTCGAGGCGGTCGGGGCAGGAACCGACCTGGCCAAGTCCTGGGTCAGTCACGCCCTGGCCGACAACGTCGAGTGAGCTGCCTGCCGTCTTTCGTCTTCCAAGGGTCGATGGTTAGCATCGAGACCTGAAGGAAGCGAAGTGAAGAAGATCCCGAAGCAGGAATACACGGCCGAGTTCAAGGAGCAGGCCGTCAAGCACGCGCAGGCGGTGGGCATCGTGGTGGCCGCCAAGGAACTGGGGCTGGTCGAGCAGACGCTGCGCAACTGGGTGAAGGCGTCGGTAGCTGGCAAGCTGACGGCGCCCGGTTCGAGGCCGGTGACGCCCGAGCAGATGGAGCTGTCCAGGCTGCGCGCCGAGAACGCGCGGCTGAAGATGCACGTCGACATCCTAAAAAAAGCGACGGCGTACTTTGCGAAGGATGCGCTGTGAAGTACGCCTGGATCGACGCGCAGCGCCGCGATTACCCTCTGCCCGACATGTGCGAGGTGCTGGCTGTCAGCGTCAGCGGCTACCGCGCCTGGCGTCGTGGCGGCAAGCCCGACCGCACGCGCTTGACGGACCCGCAGGCCGTGGCCCTGATCAAGAGCATCCACGCCGAAGTGAAGGCCGCCTATGGCTCGCGGCGCATGCACCGCGAGCTGCAGGAACGCGGTCATCGGATCGGCCTGCGTCGTGTGGAGCGGCTGATGCGAGAGCACGGCATCCGGGCACGGCACAAGCGGCGCTACAAGGCGACGACGGACTCCAAGCATTCGCTGCCGATCGCCGAGAACCTGCTGGCGCGCAACTTCACGCCCGAGGCGCCGAACCGGGTTTGGACGGGCGATATCACGTACATCCAGACAGGCGAGGGCTGGCTGTACCTGGCCATCGTGCTGGACCTTTTCAACCGAGAAATCATCGGCTGGTCGATCAAGCCGCGCATGACCGCCGACATCGTCACCGACGCGCTGACGATGGCCTGGTTCCGGCGCAAGCCAGGCGACGGGGTGATCTTCCACAGCGACCGCGGCAGTCAGTACGCCAGCCATGCGATGAAGACCCAGCTCACCGAGTACAGCATGACCGCCTCGATGAGCCGCAAAGGGAACTGCTGGGACAACGCTCCGACCGAGAGCTTCTTCAACAGCTTGAAGAACGAGCGGGTGCACGGCACGACCTACGCAACGAGAGCCGACGCGCAGGCCGACCTGTTCGAGTACATCGAGGTGTTCTACAACCGGAGTCGCCGCCACTCCACGCTGGGCTACAACTCGCCGGTTCGGTTCCTCGAGAACTGGATCAGCAAGCATGCTGCTCAGCACTCCATGGCAGCATAGGAACGGCCCGCTAGAAGACGAATTTCGACGGGCACCTCAGGTTCCCATTTGGGCGACACCTTACAGGTCGGGCGATGTCGCACTTCAAATTTGAGGCCGCCCACTGACCCGCGCTTGGAGAGACCTTACCACTCTGTTCCCAAAAGAGATCCAGCGAGCCTCTATTGCCCGTTCGGTCCAAGAAGCCAGATAAAAAGTTGCCAAAACAACAACGGCAACAGAAAATAACAGAACAACATCTGCATTCAGCACCGAAACTAGCGGCTCCACAATAAAAGGAGCCACGTGCCATGCAAATATGAAGTGAAACACATATACAGAATAAGATACTCTGCCAAGCCGTTGCAACCACTTCGAATGCGCCAAGCCAGTTTTCATCGCAGCAAGCAGAAAGCAGAACGACAACCCAGCCAATGTGGGCATAACCATGAATGACACAGGAGCTTTGAATCGCCACACATACAAAACCAGTAGCGTCAAAATGACAAAAGCCAATACACACCAACGCGCCGAAACCACAGTAGCCGTGCGCTCCAAGATAAAATATGTCAAAATACCAAAAATGAATACAGGCATTTGATTGACCAGAAAAAAATACATGAAGTTACTATTTTTAATCTGAAATTCTGTACCCAATAAACTCCATTGAAAAATTATGTTAGCCAACAAAAATATACCAGCTAATGCCAAGATCGCCAAATTCCCGCAAAAATCAAATAAATAACCACACACCCGATGCAGTGCCGGAAAAATTAGATAAAAAAGCATCTCTGCACCGATAGACCACCCTCCAGGGACAACTGAATTATTTGCCGAAGGTACAATCCCGTGAACAAACAGTGCATTCGCAGCAATGTTACTTATAGTATACGGACCGGGCCAACCGTGCCCACTCCAAGACTGCATCCAGTGAATGCCAGCATATACAAAGATTCCAAGATAATAGAGTGGAGCAATTCTAAAATATCTCCTCACATAGAAAGACCGAATGCCTGCAACCTCATCAGCACGCCTAGACGCGGATAGACAGAGTGTATAAGCAGAAGCCACAAAGAACAATTGAACACCCATCTGCCCATATTTTGCAATAGCTTCAAAGAACACACTCAGTCCAGGAATTTTCTGAGAGGTATGGACTAGCATCACCATCAGCACAGCCCCCCCTCTGAGTTGGTCAATGTATGCAAACTTCCCTGAATCTGATCCCATTCGACAAGCCTCGTTATCAACCAACCATTTCACCGCAGCCGTGGGACCGATGAAGCACAGAGTCCCAGGCGTCTCCAGAGGATCTGTGCCAGCTTGACTTCAATCAGTCCGAACAACACTAACGCAGTGTCGTACGGCGACGTCCATGCAGCAAGAATGCCTATCCATGTGCCGAGCTACCACGACCCCAGTCGCCTTGGGTGCAGGGTAAGACGTTCGTCTTAGAAGCGACAAAGCGACACTGATACAAGTGTGCGACCGGACAGCCGTCATCAGCTTACAAAAGCGTGACGATTTGCCATACTTTCCACCCTCGGCGGTGAAGGTGCAGGACCTGTAGCCCACACCAGCGATCCAGGGCGACCAAGCCAATGCCAACAACTGTGGCGTTGGTAGGACATTGGTCAACGCGACAGGCGATGCCATCCTGAACTCTCCAAGGCAGGATCTGGAGATTACCGACTTCCGCGAAGACGATTCAGAAACCTGTCACCCAAGCTGCGGTGGCAGTCGGTCCACTCAGTTGCTTTTGTCTATATTCTTATTAATCCGGCAACTCTAAACGGCGCACTCATGCGGCATAGAAAATCTTTGGGTGTCTGAAGTACGATCGAATATGACTTGGACTTTCCATCAGTTTGGTCATGATGCTCTTGACGTTTGAGGTCAACGCCTCCTTTGTTCGCGCCTGCGGTATCTCGGCAATCCGATTCTTCAGATCACCATTGAGATACTCGTCCGGATTGAGTTCAGGGGAATACGACGGCAAGAAGAACAGTTCTATCTTGTCCTGGTTGTCGGCAACCCATTCCTTGACGATCTCGGCATGATGGACCTTCAGGTTGTCCAGGATCAGAAATACCTTGCCCTTCTTCGTAGACTGAATGAGGCGATCGAGAAAGTCGATGCAGCGCGCTGCGTCGAACGTCTCGTGGTAGAGCATGAAATGCAGGGTGCCACGATTGGACAAGGCGGAAATCATGTTGACGCCGAATCGCTTGGCCGTCAGCGCCACAGTCGGTGTCTTGCCCCTGGGCGCGTAGCTGCTGCCGTGCTGGCTGCGCGAGTTCACACCCGTCTCATCGCCCCAGAAGATCTCGGCATCTTCGGCCTTGGCGCGCCGCTCGATCTCCGGGTACGTCGTGTCCAACCACTGGCGCACTTCAGCCGGGCGCTGCTCATACGCTCGCTTGACCGGACGCTGCGGCGTATAGCCCCAGCGACTCAGGTACAAACCGACCGTGCGAATCGGCATGTCCACGCCCGTCTCGTCCTTGATCAAATCGCGCACAGCTTTGCGCGTCCACAACGCATACGGCATCTTCAACTGGTCGGGCATCCGGTCGGTGATGTACGAGCGGATCTTCGATTCTTGCTCGGGCGTGATCTGTCGGAACTGCCCTGGCGCATACCCACGGGGTTTACCAGCAATCGCAGCATCAATGCCCTCCGCGGCAACCCTTGCCAGCCATTTCTGCACCGTACGACTGTGCACACCAATGGCTTCGCCGATCGCCGTGAACGAATACCCTTGCTCGCGCATGTTCAACGCAATAGTGCGTTTCTCGCGTTGGGCTTCAGGAGAGATGCTGCGTGCGTCGGTGTGTTCCATGAAAATATTATAATACGCTCTATAGAGTTACCGAGTCAATAGCACCACCCGTTTCTTTGTCTGGGTAGCATCCGTTCGATTCGGGCCGCGGATCACCCTAATATGTAGTCACTCGCGACGACTTGGGCGCCCATCTGATCTATGTCAGTATAGTTGGTAAAAAGATAGACCAAAGTCGGTGCCATCCAAGTGCCATTGGCATCCGGATCGTAGTAAAGCGCAACATTATTGACATCACCACCATAGGCGAGAATTAGCACTCCACCGTCGAATGTTCCATTCTGATAGTTGAGCACACCATCAACTTTGGCCGAGGTGTTGACAAGATCAGGTGCCAAATTCAGCACAATGATATCCGCACCGGAAATTGATTCCCCATAAAAGCCGGCAGTCGTCACATTCACCGTGCTGTCAAGCACCCCTGGACCAGCATTCGCCAAGGTAACCCCGTTCAATAAAATTGAATCATCCCCGCCGGTAAAATCCGCAATTCGATCAACACCAATAGGAACTGATTTAGTCGAAAATACAAACGTATCAGACCCCTGACCGCCTATAAGTACATCGGCACCAGCATAGCCATTGAGTACGTCATCCCCATCACCACCGCTCATAGTATCCGCACCGCTACCTCCATTTAAGGAATCACTACCTGCGCTACCAGAAAACGTGGTCGCATTCCTGCTTCCATTCGTGATTGTAAATCCGTTGCCGCTCACACCCACCGCAGACAGGTCGATCGTTTGGCCTGTACTAGTCAATGTGGCAATACCGAAATTCGTCGTTGCCGACGTGGCCACATAGGCAGAGCTGACAGTCACTACGGCAGCAGCGCCGCTCCCGATCACCAGAACATCTGCGCCTCCCAGATCAGTCACAAAGTCAGTGCCTGCGTCCACGTGGAACACGTCATTCCCTGCTCCACCCTTCAACAGATCATTGCCTGCCCCGCCACACAGCGAGTCGTTTCCACCGGCGCCAACCAGTGAGTCAGTGCCAGCGCTGCCGATCAGGGTCGTTCCCACAGCACTCGAGTTCGTTACCGAGAAACCTCCTGCTGTAAAAGAAACCTGCGAGAGATCAACTGCATACCCTGCACTGGTCAGTGAGGCAGTTCCGGAATTGGTTGTCTCGGAAGTCGCTGTGTAAGAAGCAGTGACTTTCACCGTCGCCTTGGCACCGGCACTGACGACCAGAACGTCAGATTCACTCAAGTCGGCCACCGAATCCGTTCCCGCGTCCACGTAGAACGTATCGAGCCCACCACCTCCCGTCAGCACGTCATTGCCTGCGCCGCCCACCAGTGTATCGGCTCCGCCACCACCACTGATCTTATCTGCCGACAGGCCGCCCGACAGGCTGTCCGCTCCTATTCCACCCTGGAGGGTGTCAGCCCCCCCTCCGCCGATAATGGTGTCGCCAAACGTGGATGTGGTGATGCTCGCGAAGGCTTCTGCCTGGGTACTCAAGTCCACCAGCACCGCTGCGCTGTTGCCCGCCACGACAATATTTTCAACCGCCACTATCGATGCATCGGTCGATGCAACGTAGGTGGTACCGATTTGCAGAGTATCGGTCCCGGATCCACCATCAGCGACATCGGTGCCCGCTGCGTTTCTGAAGATATCGTTCGACCCACCTCCGTAGAGAAAGTCGACGCCGACACCACCGATCAATGTATCGGCCCCATTGAATCCATAGACCGCACTCGTCCCGGTGCCGGTTACCGTCAGCACCTCCGCATTGCCCGTCCCCGTGGACAGGATAGCGTCCAGTGCCGTGATGTAATGCCCATCAGTCACCTGAAGGTTGCCGGACTTGGCAATCGTCGGTGTTGCCAGGATCACCGTCGTCGTCGAGCCGTCATTCACCGGCCCCAGGCTGGACCAAGGTGAAACCAGGCTGATCGCTCCCGCAACATCCTCATCCGCAACGGTGAAGCTGAAACCCGACGAGCTGAACGCAATCTCCGCCCGGATACGAGGCGCCTCAGACAAGTCTTTGACGTTCAGAGTCACTGCCCGGCTCGTCGCATGCCCAGCAGCATCCGTGGCCGTCACCTCGAACTGGTAGCCCGCCTGCGTCTCCGCGTCCGGGTTGCCCGTCAGCCTCACTTCGCCCGTAGTCGCGTCGATCGTGAATGCGGCAGCGTCTTCACCACCCAGGCTGTAGCTCACTCCTGCGCTGATGTCCGCGCTGTCGTCGGCCACCACCGTGTACACCACCTGCCCCGCACCGCTGTTCTCTTCGATCGCCGCAGCCACCGGCCCCGAGGTAATCACCGGAGCAGCCTCGTCCAGGTCCCCCACCGCCAGGCTCACTGCCTGGCTCGTCGCATGCCCAGCAGCATCCGTGGCCGTCACCTCGAACTGGTAGTCCGCCTTCAGCTCTGCATCCGGACTGACAGCCAGGTGGACCTCACCACTGACACCGTCGAGCGTGAATGCCGCAGCATCCGCACCACCCAGGCTGTATGTCACCGCGCCGCTGACCGCCGTTGCCACCGCCGTGTAGACCAGTGACCCGATCGGCTGGTTCTCATTGACCTCGACCTGTGAGCCAGAGCTGAATGTGGGCGGTGTCACGCCCTCATCCACGTCATTGATCGCCAACGTCACGGCCTGGCTCGTGGCGTGCCCAGCCACGTCCGTAACTACCACCTCGAACTGGTAGCTCGCCTGCGTCTCCGCGTCCGGGTTGCCCGTCAGCTTCACTTCGCCCGTAGTCGCGTCGATCGTGAATGCGGCAGCGTCTTCACCACCCAGGCTGTAGCTCACTCCTGCGCTGATGTCCGCGCTGTCGTCGGCCACCACCGTGTACACCACCTGCCCCGCACCGCTGTTCTCTTCGATCGCCGCAGCCACCGGCCCCGAGGTGATCACCGGGGCGGCTTCGTCCAGGTCCACCACCGCCAGGCTCACTGCCTGGCTCGTCGCATGCCCAGCAGCATCCGTGGCCGTCACCTCGAACTGGTAGCTCACCTGCGTCTCCGCGTCCGGGTTGCCCGTCAGCTTCACTTCGCCCGTGCTTGCATCGATCGTGAATGCCGCTGCGTCCACGCCGCCCAGGCTGTAGCTCACTCCTGCGCTGATGTCCGCGCTGTCGTCGGCCACCACCGTGTACACCACCTGCCCTGCACCGCTGTTCTCTTCGATCGCCGCAGCCACCGGCCCCGAGGTGATCACCGGGGCGGCTTCGTCCAGGTCCACCACCGCCAGGCTCACTGCCTGGCTCGTCGCATGCCCAGCAGCATCCGTGGCTGTCACCTCGAACTGGTAGCTCGCCTGCGTCTCCGCGTCCGGGTTGCCCGTCAGCTTCACTTCGCCCGTGCTTGCATCGATCGTGAATGCCGCTGCGTCCACGCCGCCCAGGCTGTAGCTCACTCCTGCGCTGATGTCCGCGCTGTCGTCGGCCACCACCGTGTACACCACCTGCCCCGCACCGCTGTTCTCTTCGATCGCCGCAGCCACTGTCCCAGAGGTGATCACCGGGGCGACTTCGTCCAGGTCCGCCACCGCCAGGCTCACTGCCTGGCTCGTGGCGTGCCCAGCCACGTCCGTGACTACCACCTCGAACTGGTAGCTCGCCTGCGTCTCCGCGTCCGGGTTGCCCGTCAGCTTCACTTCGCCCGTAGTCGCGTCGATCGTGAATGCGGCAGCGTCTTCACCACCCAGGCTGTAGCTCACTCCTGCGCTGATGTCCGCGCTGTCGTCGGCCACCACCGTGTACACCACCTGCCCCGCACCGCTGTTCTCTTCGATCGCCGCAGCCACCGGCCCCGAGGTAATCACCGGAGCAGCCTCGTCCAGGTCCCCCACCGCCAGGCTCACTGCCTGGCTCGTCGCATGCCCGGCAGCATCCGTGGCCGTCACCTCGAACTGGTAGTCCGCCTTCAGCTCTGCATCCGGACTGACAGCCAGGTGGACCTCACCACTGACACCGTCGAGCGTGAATGCCGCAGCATCCGCACCACCCAGGCTGTATGTCACCGCGCCGCTGACCGCCGTTGCCACCGCCGTGTAGACCAGTGACCCGATCGGCTGGTTCTCATTGACCTCGACCTGTGAGCCAGAGCTGAATGTGGGCGGTGTCACGCCCTCATCCACGTCATTGATCGCCAACGTCACGGCCTGGCTCGTGGCGTGCCCAGCCACGTCCGTAACTACCACCTCGAACTGGTAGCTCGCCTGCGTCTCCGCGTCCGGGTTGCCCGTCAGCTTCACTTCGCCCGTAGTCGCGTCGATCGTGAATGCGGCAGCGTCTTCACCACCCAGGCTGTAGCTCACTCCTGCGCTGATGTCCGCGCTGTCGTCGGCCACCACCGTGTACACCACCTGCCCCGCACCGCTGTTCTCTTCGATCGCCGCAGCCACCGGCCCCGAGGTGATCACCGGGGCGGCTTCGTCCACGTTGCCAATCGTCAACGTGAAGCTACGCTGCACCTGAACCTCACCATCGGCGCCATCTGCGGCAAGCACTTCCACTGAGTAGGCGACCTTGCCACTCTCGAAATCTGGCTGACCGATGAAGTACAGCCCAAGGCCCCCTTGCGGCGCCGTGCGGATTTCAAACAAAGCCGCATCGGCACCGCCAAGCGACAGCACCGGCGCCGCGGCGGCATCCACATCACTGGCGGCAAGCCCAGTCACCAAGACTCCGGCGCTGGCATCTGTTCCCTCTGCCATCGCACCACTGCCGCTCTCCAGGCTGAGCACCGGAGCATCGTTGCTGCCACTGATCGTGACCGTCAACCGGGCCTGAACCGTCTGCCCGCTGGCATTGCGCAACTGGTACGCAAAGACATCCTGCGCCAACTGATTCGCGGCAAGAGCCTCGGTGGCCGCACGCGAGTCGTCCAGAACGTATTCATAGATGCCGTCGGCGGCTAGGACCAGCGTGCCATACCCGCCGCTCACCGCCACCCCTGTCGACACCGCCCCTGGGCCGTATGCCGCACCAGGCGCCACACCTGAAATCGAGACGCCGGCCAGCCCAGCCGTTCCGCCATCGTTGGTCAGTACGTTGCCAATCGCCGTGGCATCGCCACCTGCGACACCGGCCTCGACCACCGCGTCGCCCGTGTTGTGGTCATCGGCTGCCTCGGGGGGATTGCCCGTCTGCGCCACGCCAATGAAGTCTGCAGCGCTCAGATCATGCAAGCCAGTCAGGCGCACCACCCACTCGGCCGACGTGGGGTCCAAGGAGGCGGAGCCGTTGGTGTCCGCAGAAATCCACGTCTCGTTGGCCGACTCGTACTGCCGGAACCAGACCCCGTTGGCGATGGGCGAGTCCTTGCCGCCCCAGACCAGGTCTGTCGCCCCAAGCAGGGCGGACAAATCAATCCGGTCCGCCTCGCTTGGCACTGCACCGGTAGCGGAAGACGCCGCGAAGTCGGCGATCGTGTCGTAGGTTGGACCGAATGAGTCCGATGCCGACGCATACACAAAGGTATCGCCGCCCCCCCCTCCAAACAACGTGTCAAGACCGGATCCACCATTGAGGCTGTCTGCACCATCTCCACCTTGCAGGATGTCGTCGCCAAATCCCCCCAACATCGAATCGGCACCACCGCCCCCCTGCAGCAAGTCGTACCCTTTGCCTCCATCAATGATGTCGTCGCCCGATCCTCCCAAAACGGTGTCACGCAAACCGCTGGCGATCAACACCGCACCTGCAGCGGCAGAACTGTTGACGATGGCGAAACCGCCCACCCCTGCCGTGATAGCAGACAGATTGATCGCGATCGCATCCGTGGTGAGGTTGACCAGCCCGTTGTTGGTGCCGTTGCGCGCCACCAGGGTCGCTGCGACTGTGGCATTGACCACCGCCCCGGCAGAAACCACCACGCCATCGCCCCCGCTGAAGTCGGTGATGGTGTCGCTGCCTCCTGCAACCATGAACACGTCCGATCCGCCCCCTC
The Sphaerotilus microaerophilus DNA segment above includes these coding regions:
- a CDS encoding ELWxxDGT repeat protein, which gives rise to MTTITPVAALLVQRQLFVAQDASGLSALWVTDARTTLTERLLEDIYIEQMVPLASGLTLLCGFSTAVGSEIWVTDGTRTGTQLLADILPGTASSAPSELTVLPGGRVVFVALGSQGRELWVTDGTPAGTKLVKDIVPGISSANPEGLTLLEGGNILLSAIDKTDGAEPWITDGTAEGTYQAGDVFDGRTSSWPRDFHAIEGGRALFAALGDGISLELWVTDGTPGGTRLVKDIQLGAGPSSPSKFVALGDGRHVFVANDGSIGGELWITDGTEAGTALMKDIFPGTGSSRFANPYLLSEGRLLFTATDGVAGHELWITDGSPGGTYLLADIRPGGSTSSSDVWGYASLSDGRVVFQANDGTHGAELWVTDGTAAGTRMLMDIDPGTSGSAPGQFVRLGDGRLLFSAGDAEHGFELWVTDGTEAGTRMLQDVRPGNADSNPGEFHAMSDGRILFTADDGVHGAELWVTDGTTAGTRLYRDMNVATLGSHPEGFVPLGAGRVLFVADDGVHGQELWVSDGTPAGTLLLVDLAVGGIDSAPGGFFKMDDGRWLFSALDGVAGPQLWVTDGTRAGTSALTQGTGEEGGLRPSGFFSLGDGRVLFCAEDPGHGGELWVTDGTTAGTSLVSDINGGADSSWASQFVQLRPGQAVFAAYDGLTGQELWFTDGTAGGTWQLADIQGGELDGAPAGFIKVRDGLVLFTAEDVEHGRELWATDGTAAGTVLLKDIETGDASAYPDNLFALGNGEVLFRAFDSANGWELWATDGTGVGTRLLSDLAVGVGSSFPSAFTRLADGWAVFTANDEVSGNEVWVTDGTAAGTRQLMDLRAGADGSWAGDVTPIGGGRFLFTADDGTHGNELWVSDGTSGGTAMLADLHVGSGSSWASSLTVLASGLVLFTAYDAQHGTELWVTDGTPGGTTLLADVEAGDASSAPASITALGDGRAVFVASDATHGAELWITDGSPAGTQRVADINALGLGSSPGMLTNILVAVTNESPEGADGQVVLDEDVPRAFTAVDFGFSDPDADDQLQSVLLETLPTHGVVLLDAVPVQAGQRVAADAIDAGRLTYRPAENMHGLALDTMAFRVSDGLSDAVLSTTLTFDVTPVRDDLVLVGGNGADVLAGDAIDAGSHDRLSGEGGNDTLLGAAGPDTLNGGSGADSLEGGEGDDFLDGGADVDVMRGHSGDDVYRVDAAADVVTELAAAGRDRVESSVTWSLGGNLEDLTLIGSAAINGSGNALGNLLVGNGAANVLNGAAGADTLLGGAGNDTYVVDHVADIVVENSAEGTDLVQSAVGYVLGANVERLTLSGSAAIDGAGNELANVLTGNGAGNCLSGGVGNDSLNGGAGTDTLVGGLGDDTYTVDNVADQVQEIAGEGNDLVQASLHWTLSADVERLTLTGSAALQGIGNALSNLLTGNTGANILTGGEGHDSLNGGSGADTLQGGAGNDVYTVDNVGDVVIELTGEGDDLVQASVNWTLAGGSARLLLTGSTALTGAGNELDNLLTGNAAANRLLGVSGHDTLDGAAGIDTLLGGQGNDVYVVDNAADQTVESAGEGVDTVQAKVTWTLAEQVENLVLLGSSNLSGTGNGLANVLTGNGGANTLLGSGGLDTLVGGSGNDTYVIEDVGDVVVEAVGAGTDLAKSWVSHALADNVE
- a CDS encoding IS3 family transposase (programmed frameshift); the protein is MKKIPKQEYTAEFKEQAVKHAQAVGIVVAAKELGLVEQTLRNWVKASVAGKLTAPGSRPVTPEQMELSRLRAENARLKMHVDIPKKSDGVLCEGCAVKYAWIDAQRRDYPLPDMCEVLAVSVSGYRAWRRGGKPDRTRLTDPQAVALIKSIHAEVKAAYGSRRMHRELQERGHRIGLRRVERLMREHGIRARHKRRYKATTDSKHSLPIAENLLARNFTPEAPNRVWTGDITYIQTGEGWLYLAIVLDLFNREIIGWSIKPRMTADIVTDALTMAWFRRKPGDGVIFHSDRGSQYASHAMKTQLTEYSMTASMSRKGNCWDNAPTESFFNSLKNERVHGTTYATRADAQADLFEYIEVFYNRSRRHSTLGYNSPVRFLENWISKHAAQHSMAA
- a CDS encoding acyltransferase family protein — encoded protein: MGSDSGKFAYIDQLRGGAVLMVMLVHTSQKIPGLSVFFEAIAKYGQMGVQLFFVASAYTLCLSASRRADEVAGIRSFYVRRYFRIAPLYYLGIFVYAGIHWMQSWSGHGWPGPYTISNIAANALFVHGIVPSANNSVVPGGWSIGAEMLFYLIFPALHRVCGYLFDFCGNLAILALAGIFLLANIIFQWSLLGTEFQIKNSNFMYFFLVNQMPVFIFGILTYFILERTATVVSARWCVLAFVILTLLVLYVWRFKAPVSFMVMPTLAGLSFCFLLAAMKTGLAHSKWLQRLGRVSYSVYVFHFIFAWHVAPFIVEPLVSVLNADVVLLFSVAVVVLATFYLASWTERAIEARWISFGNRVVRSLQARVSGRPQI
- a CDS encoding IS630 family transposase; amino-acid sequence: MEHTDARSISPEAQREKRTIALNMREQGYSFTAIGEAIGVHSRTVQKWLARVAAEGIDAAIAGKPRGYAPGQFRQITPEQESKIRSYITDRMPDQLKMPYALWTRKAVRDLIKDETGVDMPIRTVGLYLSRWGYTPQRPVKRAYEQRPAEVRQWLDTTYPEIERRAKAEDAEIFWGDETGVNSRSQHGSSYAPRGKTPTVALTAKRFGVNMISALSNRGTLHFMLYHETFDAARCIDFLDRLIQSTKKGKVFLILDNLKVHHAEIVKEWVADNQDKIELFFLPSYSPELNPDEYLNGDLKNRIAEIPQARTKEALTSNVKSIMTKLMESPSHIRSYFRHPKIFYAA